The segment CCAGTTCATTCTCGATTGACGTCACGCCTTCGATCCCACGAAGCGCTTCCTGAGCCATCTGCTTTTCGAAATACGTTTCGGTAGATCCACAAAGCACAACACGTCCGCGATTGGTGCGGACCTTGATTCGACGGGAATCCAAATGTGGATTGTGGACGATTGCTTTGGCGATCTGTTGGTGCAGAACAGAAGTTGAGATGGAAGTCAGTTGCATCGTATTGAACAGATTGGGGAGGAGATGAACTTGCGACAGAACTATGTAGCTTGCCGTTAGCGAATGCCGCGATAGAACTTGATTCCAGTCTGGAAATGAGGGCGCCGCGAGGGAAAATCCCCGCCCACAGAATGCAGAATCCGTACAAACTGCCACAAACTGTCGATCGTCAGAGAAACGCCGCCTGAGTGGCCAGTCGTCCCGATTTAGATGCCGAACCAGTTGGCAGAACGCACCTTGCGAGATTTTGCAAAGTCCGTCGGGCGTGGCGGCGGAGTGTATTTTCCGTAGCTCTTGATTCGCTCAAGCAGGACAAGAATTCGCTCTTTCAAAAACTGATTGAGCAAGTCCTTGTTTTCTCGAACATGGCCCTCGTCATCGAGACAAAGCCGAATCATGCTTTCCTGTTCCTGGATCCCGCCGTTTCGGAATGAGTCGACCGGACGCATGCTCAGCGTGATCGCTTTTCCAGCGTAACCAGTCGTACGAAACTCAAGCGACATCTCATCCTGGCTGGCGAGTTCGTCGTAGATCTCGGACGCGCGATCCAAATCGCCAGACTCAATGTATAGCTCACCCAGACGACATTTGGCGCGGAGATTGTACAGCTCAGTTTTGTGCACGTCGGTCGTTGCCGCATTCGGCGGAAAATATTCACCAACTGCTTTCCAGAGCAATTTACGACGCTCGAAATCATCCGCCGGAATCTCTCTCGAGTTCCAATACGCGGAAAGATATTGTTCTTCGACATCGCACTCCATGGGGACTTCGAGTTCCTCTGCGACTTCGAGGTCATCGTTGCGAAGATTCTTCAACCCGGAATACTGATCGGCGATCTGACTGCCACCCCACCACGCAACCAGTGAAAGCAAAATCATCGCGGGCACGACCAGCCACAACGGCGAATAAGTCCGACGTCCTTTTTTAGGACGAACGAACGACTCCGTTTGCGCGACTTCATGAAGCATCGGAATTCCCGCCACCAGCTCGCGGCTGTGCATTTGAACTTCGAACAGCTTCCAGTCAAAACCGTTTGAGGCTTCCACATTGATCGCCTGCAACATCTTCATCAATTGCATTGGCGATTGCGGTCGGTCTTCCTTTTTCTTGCTTAACATCGCATTGACGATAGTGTCGAGTTCGCCTGGCAAATCGCTGCGATGATCACTGATCAAACCCGGTGTTTCCGAAGTATGCTTGACCGCGATCACCAGCGGCGAATCTCCGTC is part of the Mariniblastus fucicola genome and harbors:
- a CDS encoding serine/threonine-protein kinase codes for the protein MEHLADNSQSHSDLAGLKIGDYRLLRRLGSGGMADVYLAVQESLKRNVALKILKKHLANDEGYVDRFKREAQAAAGLVHANIVQIFEVGQANGFHFIAQEYVRGRNLKQYLGRYGAVPPDMALSVLRQSAMALQKGDEHDVVHRDIKPENILLTSNGEIKIADFGLARVGDEADNTLTRAGITVGTPLYMSPEQIEGAEVDIRSDIYSLGVTLYHMLVGQPPFDGDSPLVIAVKHTSETPGLISDHRSDLPGELDTIVNAMLSKKKEDRPQSPMQLMKMLQAINVEASNGFDWKLFEVQMHSRELVAGIPMLHEVAQTESFVRPKKGRRTYSPLWLVVPAMILLSLVAWWGGSQIADQYSGLKNLRNDDLEVAEELEVPMECDVEEQYLSAYWNSREIPADDFERRKLLWKAVGEYFPPNAATTDVHKTELYNLRAKCRLGELYIESGDLDRASEIYDELASQDEMSLEFRTTGYAGKAITLSMRPVDSFRNGGIQEQESMIRLCLDDEGHVRENKDLLNQFLKERILVLLERIKSYGKYTPPPRPTDFAKSRKVRSANWFGI
- a CDS encoding BON domain-containing protein is translated as MQLTSISTSVLHQQIAKAIVHNPHLDSRRIKVRTNRGRVVLCGSTETYFEKQMAQEALRGIEGVTSIENELEVEWAALASPVPAYDQ